The sequence GCGGCTTTTCGTTTCTGATTGTAGGCGCCGAGACCTTCCTTTGCATCCTCGCTCTGAAACAGCTGCTGTTGTAGCTCCCGCTCGAGGGCAAGCCCGGACTCCATCGGAAGCTCCCACCCTGACTGTACCGCCCTCTTGATCCTTCCGACCGCCTTCGAGGCTTTGTTCGGAGGGCAGAAGTCGCGGGCGTACTCCATGACGCGATCCCACCAGCTCTTCTCGTCCGAGTCCTCCCAGACATAGTTGACCAGACCGAACTTCTCGGCATCCTCGAACTCCATCAGTCCACCTTCGGTCATCATCTGGATCGCCTGAGACTTTCCGATCATTCGGGAGAGTCGCTGAGTCCCGCCCGTACCGGGAAGAACCCCGAGGCTGACCTCGGGCAGACCGATCTTGCCGGCACCCTTCTTCGCGATTCGGATGTCTGCGGCCATCGCGATCTCCAGCCCCCCACCGACCGTATGACCATTGAGCGCGGCAATGACGAGCTTCGGTGTGTGTTCGAGTCGCAGGAGGGTCTCGTTGGCGTGAAGGCAGAAGAAATACTTGAAGCCGGGAGTGACTTCACCCAGCATCTTGATGTTCGCTCCGGCCGAGAAGAATTTTTCTCCCGCGCCGCGAAGAACGATCACGTGGGCCGAATCCTCCATCCTGGCCTCCAGGATGGCCGCATCCAGCTCCTTGTTCATTTCGTACGTATAGGTATTGGCAGGGGGGTCATTGAGCTCGATGACGGCGACTCCATCTTCGAACCGGTAATCGACGAGGTTTCCACTCATTTGCTAAGAATTCTCCTCATGTTTGGATTGCTCGGGAAGTGAGCCTTTCTTCATCTCCGAAACTGATCCCGAGGCTGCGAGCGATTCGTACGAGCGTCCCCTCGGGGTCGACGTGCTTCGGAGAAGCGACGGCGTCACGCAGCTCGACAGGCTGGATCGTGTCGCCTCGAAGAGCCACCATCTTACCAAATTCCTCATTCGCTGCCAGGCGGGCTGCAGCAACACCGAACCGCGTTGCCAGAAGGCGGTCCCAGGGGATGGGCGAGCCGCCCCGCTGAACGTGCCCGAGCACCGTGACCCGAACCTCCGGGTGCACCTTTCCCCGGATCTCCTCCGCCACCGTGTACGCCACACCGCCGAGCCGTCGGGTCGCGACGTCCCGATAGGTCTCGTCCCCGCCGACCCGGCGCGCTCCCTCAGCCACGACGATGATGTCGAACTGCGCGCCCCTTCGAGCCCTCTCCTCGATCCCCGCGATGACGCAGTCGGGGTCGTAGTCGATCTCCGGGATCAGGATGATGTCCGCACCTCCCGAGATTCCGGAGTGAAGGGCAATCCACCCCGCGTTCCGACCCATCACCTCGAGGATCATGACCCGGTTGTGACTTTCGGCCGTGGAGTGCAGGCGGTCGATCGCTTCCGTCGCGATGCTCACCGCCGTCGCAAAACCGAAGGTGTAATCGGTCGCGGCGATGTCATTGTCGATCGTCTTCGGGACGCCGATGATCCGGGCGCCTTTCTCGCTGAGCCTGTTCGCAATCGTGAGGCTTCCGTCTCCACCGATGACGATCAGGCCGTCGAGATCCAGTTTCTCGAGATTTCGTACCGCCTGGCCTGAGCGGTCCGCCGGCTCCTCCCCTTTCGGGTTCCACGAAAAAGGGTCGCCGCGGTTCGAAGTCTTGAGAATCGTTCCACCGCGAGCCAGGATTCCCTTGATCGTTTCGGCGTCGAGAACGACCGTATCCATCTGCATCAGACCCTCGAATCCCCTCCGAAACCCCACGAATTGCAGCCCGTGATCGTTGATTCCCGCCTTCACGACCGCCCGAATTACCGCATTCAGCCCCGGACAGTCCCCTCCACCGGTCAATACTCCGATTCTTTTTTGCACGGCGCGATTCCTTGCAATTCAGCCGCCTCTGGCACCGTCGTTGCCAAGACACACCACGTTCGGCACGAATGCCGGACTCGTGACCAACGGAAGGAGACTCACCATGAATATCATATGGATGTTGATACTCGGTCTGATCGCAGGCGTGATCGCCCGGTTCCTGATGCCTGGCAAGGATCCGATGGGATGGATCATGACAATTGTCCTCGGTATCGCAGGTTCGTTCCTCGGCGGCTTTCTGGGAAATATGCTTCTCGGAACCGAAGGGGGCCCGGCAGGTCTGATCGGTGCGGTGATCGGCGCGATCATTCTGCTTCTGATCTACCGGATGGCGGTCGGGCGCAAAACGGTCTGACGACCATCACTGATGCAGCTCGAAAGGAAGGAGCGAGGCATATCACCTCGCTCTTTTTCTTGCTGCGTAAACCATCTTTGACGCGCCGAGCACGGAATCGGTTGCATAAGGATCGAAGCTCTCCTCGGCGATCAGCTCGAACCCTGCTTCCCGCAGTACCCGCCGCACGCGCTCTGGATCATGGCACCATTGCCTCCGCGTTTCGCGGATCTCGACGGTTTTCCCTTCACGGTCCACCCGGCCGGCAATCGCGGCGATCGCAGTCCCTCCCTCCGGGTTCCAGCTGGTGATGATCTCGATCCGATGATGCGCTCCCCGGTCACACCACGGTTCCGGCGCACTCCAGACCTCCTCGTAGGCCTCACGAGTCGTGAGATCGAACACGAGCGTTCCGTTCGGGCCGAGAATACGTGCGGAATCCCGGACGGTCCTGGCGAATCCGGCTGCGTCGAGATGGTTGAGAGAATCGTAGAAGCACGTGACGGTGAGCATTTTCCCGCTTTGAATCGGGATACGCCGCATATCCGCGCGAACCAGCCGGCCGGTACGGGAACGGGCGAGATCGAGCATTCGCCAGGAGAGATCCAGCCCGGAGGAGCTTGCGAGCCCGAGCCGCCCGAAAAGCCCGCCGGCGAGGGCCGTCCCGCACCCGAGATCGAGATGAGGAGCCTCGAGCCTGATCCCGTAGCGGGAAAGGAACTTCGGGACAAACTGCTCGAGCGAGCGGTGGAACCGGATTCCGAGCGATTCGTCGTACGCCAGGGCAAAATTACCGTACGCTTCCACTCTCAGCCGCCGAACCGGCTATTCGTCAGGCCAGTCGTAAAAGCCGGCGCCGGTCTTCTGTCCCAGCCGGCCCTCGGAGACGAGTTTGCGGAGCAACGGCGGCGGCTCGAACCTCTCGCCGAGCTGCTTCCTCAGGTATTCGGCAATGCCGAGCCGCACGTCGAGTCCAACCAGATCCGTCAACTTCAGCGGGCCCATCGGGTGTCGGTAACCGAGCTCCATCGCCTTGTCGATGTCCTCAGCGGATGCAACTCCTTCTTCGAGCATTCGAATCGCCTCGAGACCGATCGCCACCCCGAGCCGCGAGGTGGCGAATCCGGGGCTGTCCCTGACGACGATCGGCTCACGTCCGAGACTCCGGGCGAACTC is a genomic window of Acidobacteriota bacterium containing:
- a CDS encoding enoyl-CoA hydratase/isomerase family protein; the protein is MSGNLVDYRFEDGVAVIELNDPPANTYTYEMNKELDAAILEARMEDSAHVIVLRGAGEKFFSAGANIKMLGEVTPGFKYFFCLHANETLLRLEHTPKLVIAALNGHTVGGGLEIAMAADIRIAKKGAGKIGLPEVSLGVLPGTGGTQRLSRMIGKSQAIQMMTEGGLMEFEDAEKFGLVNYVWEDSDEKSWWDRVMEYARDFCPPNKASKAVGRIKRAVQSGWELPMESGLALERELQQQLFQSEDAKEGLGAYNQKRKAAFSGK
- a CDS encoding 6-phosphofructokinase — protein: MQKRIGVLTGGGDCPGLNAVIRAVVKAGINDHGLQFVGFRRGFEGLMQMDTVVLDAETIKGILARGGTILKTSNRGDPFSWNPKGEEPADRSGQAVRNLEKLDLDGLIVIGGDGSLTIANRLSEKGARIIGVPKTIDNDIAATDYTFGFATAVSIATEAIDRLHSTAESHNRVMILEVMGRNAGWIALHSGISGGADIILIPEIDYDPDCVIAGIEERARRGAQFDIIVVAEGARRVGGDETYRDVATRRLGGVAYTVAEEIRGKVHPEVRVTVLGHVQRGGSPIPWDRLLATRFGVAAARLAANEEFGKMVALRGDTIQPVELRDAVASPKHVDPEGTLVRIARSLGISFGDEERLTSRAIQT
- a CDS encoding GlsB/YeaQ/YmgE family stress response membrane protein; protein product: MNIIWMLILGLIAGVIARFLMPGKDPMGWIMTIVLGIAGSFLGGFLGNMLLGTEGGPAGLIGAVIGAIILLLIYRMAVGRKTV
- a CDS encoding class I SAM-dependent methyltransferase encodes the protein MEAYGNFALAYDESLGIRFHRSLEQFVPKFLSRYGIRLEAPHLDLGCGTALAGGLFGRLGLASSSGLDLSWRMLDLARSRTGRLVRADMRRIPIQSGKMLTVTCFYDSLNHLDAAGFARTVRDSARILGPNGTLVFDLTTREAYEEVWSAPEPWCDRGAHHRIEIITSWNPEGGTAIAAIAGRVDREGKTVEIRETRRQWCHDPERVRRVLREAGFELIAEESFDPYATDSVLGASKMVYAARKRAR